The Pyrobaculum sp. 3827-6 genome has a segment encoding these proteins:
- a CDS encoding actin family protein codes for MITDAYRLKYTFGVDYGTSYVKYGPISLNEPRVVQTRGLFLRDLPESVKMRIPPDVLSRGLVVGDEEVRKYLSSVRDVQRNLKYPLRDGIARRDDEDAWRVLRELARYTLAQFPVSEPDFKGWIVSIALSALAPDYMYRSIFDIYTELSDEFKIHAVTILPQPLAVAIAENAVNCIIVEGGHGNIQVAPISFALIREGLVALNRGGAEANAITREILKDMGYSDIAREEYAVEVVKRAVGLVPRNLKEAVRAAKSNPDRFVAKVRLSPVVEVEFPREYAWTRFLIGEIVFDPNHEEIKSYIEQSRLSIENAVIGDVTLYGEMDIATAVVTSLKNVSVEIQERVASQIILSGGAFSWRVPPDLEDVAVDSVTRVKIALEERNPVLASRVNVRLVSEPQYSVWRGAVIYGYALPLTLEWSDSTREGWYYPKKNI; via the coding sequence GTGATCACTGATGCGTATAGGTTGAAGTACACCTTCGGCGTGGATTACGGCACCAGCTATGTGAAGTACGGCCCTATTTCGCTAAACGAGCCGAGGGTCGTGCAGACCCGCGGCCTCTTCTTGAGAGACCTCCCGGAGTCTGTAAAGATGAGGATCCCCCCCGACGTCTTGTCCAGGGGGCTCGTGGTGGGCGACGAGGAGGTGAGGAAGTACCTCTCCAGCGTCAGAGACGTACAACGCAACTTGAAGTACCCCCTGAGAGACGGCATCGCCAGGAGAGACGACGAAGACGCCTGGCGCGTGTTGAGGGAGCTGGCGCGCTACACCCTGGCGCAGTTCCCAGTGTCGGAGCCGGACTTCAAGGGGTGGATAGTGTCAATCGCCCTCTCCGCCCTGGCACCTGACTATATGTACAGGTCCATTTTCGACATATATACAGAGCTCTCAGATGAGTTTAAAATACACGCCGTGACTATACTCCCCCAGCCCCTGGCAGTCGCCATTGCGGAAAACGCCGTTAACTGCATCATCGTGGAGGGGGGCCACGGCAATATACAAGTGGCTCCCATTAGCTTCGCCTTGATTAGAGAGGGGCTTGTGGCGCTGAACAGAGGCGGCGCCGAGGCCAACGCCATTACGCGGGAGATTTTAAAAGACATGGGGTACAGCGACATAGCTAGGGAGGAGTACGCCGTGGAGGTGGTGAAGAGGGCCGTGGGCCTCGTGCCGAGGAATTTAAAGGAGGCCGTGAGAGCCGCCAAGTCTAACCCAGACCGCTTCGTCGCCAAGGTCAGGCTGTCTCCAGTCGTCGAGGTGGAGTTCCCGAGGGAGTACGCATGGACGCGGTTTCTCATCGGCGAAATAGTCTTCGACCCCAACCACGAGGAGATTAAGAGCTATATCGAGCAGTCGCGGCTGAGCATTGAAAACGCCGTCATCGGCGACGTTACCCTCTACGGCGAGATGGACATAGCCACTGCTGTAGTAACCTCGCTGAAGAACGTCTCCGTGGAGATACAGGAGAGGGTGGCCTCCCAGATAATCCTAAGCGGAGGGGCCTTCAGCTGGCGGGTGCCGCCGGATCTGGAGGACGTCGCCGTGGACAGCGTGACGAGGGTGAAGATCGCGCTTGAGGAGAGGAACCCCGTGCTGGCCTCTAGAGTCAACGTGAGGCTGGTCTCCGAGCCGCAGTACTCCGTCTGGAGGGGCGCGGTGATTTACGGCTACGCCCTGCCGCTGACGCTTGAGTGGTCAGACTCGACAAGGGAGGGCTGGTACTACCCAAAGAAAAATATATAG
- a CDS encoding SMC family ATPase, with translation MWRIEKIELENFRSYRGRHVIAFGDVNILWGRIGAGKTSVLYAIEYALFGRQLEVKERVARLVDLINTEAHEMSVALTMRGGDRVLRVERRLGRRGAERLLLYVDGVELRGREAEERLAELVGADEDVYERLVYMSHRSLEGFIYGTSQKRSIAIDRLFGIDVVDGVVRAISGVDKVLMEKAEELRRRLKAYEKYREVIRRYGGIANVKSRLEGLAGEVEALKSREEALSKAAEELARRRAEHLTKLRENEALLLEYYKTKSELEVLEEAAAGGEVDITAVDRLRGALREAVEEFEHMLGGDLAERLEKAGDLEALSAAMAEAYDALVKLQRELEGQIQEARRLYEQYLARAKKLEGEEAEAGAKLKRLERSYQRFKELQKAFQSLEEARSALAEHRRRLEEVERAVAFSSALRTVAMYAAEADLKKCPVCGGPLKRDDALRVAEEVEARHGSLIKEAEALREKMRELERAVEEMEALSGDVAEYMATKTKLEELRLEREEVVKRALQAEKSVKQLEKKLDRLRELLTRVDRRTISEALSKYGRALRARELRRRLRELEDALRRGGVSGEVLDLDMRWREVAEELERVSAKLSEAYRERGMLEEVVREVGEDADVLKKRLDDVLYAYGRLQDFKARLELVKVNARARLLEVAKTRFNEVFTSLYKYGDIVRVDADLEQRKGYYDFVAVTPSGDRYGISKLSDGQRLSIALALALALRDISKINLGFIIFDEPIPYVDVNIRKAFVDLVEELAKKFQIVIATQSREFAEIVKAAVPRCNLFAIEKGESSVARLVSELPQ, from the coding sequence ATGTGGAGGATAGAGAAGATTGAGCTGGAGAACTTCCGGTCATACAGGGGGAGGCATGTAATTGCTTTTGGAGATGTAAACATCTTGTGGGGTAGGATAGGCGCGGGGAAGACCTCTGTGCTGTACGCCATCGAATACGCGTTGTTTGGGAGGCAGCTAGAGGTTAAGGAGCGGGTAGCTAGGCTGGTAGATTTGATCAACACAGAGGCTCATGAAATGTCTGTGGCCTTGACGATGCGTGGCGGGGATAGGGTGTTGCGGGTGGAGAGGAGGCTGGGGAGGAGAGGCGCCGAGAGGCTCCTCCTCTACGTCGACGGGGTGGAGCTCAGGGGGAGGGAGGCGGAGGAGAGGTTGGCGGAGCTCGTGGGAGCCGACGAGGATGTCTACGAGAGGCTGGTCTACATGTCTCACAGATCTCTAGAGGGGTTTATCTACGGCACATCGCAGAAGAGATCCATCGCCATAGACCGGCTATTTGGTATAGACGTGGTAGACGGCGTCGTTAGGGCTATCTCCGGCGTGGATAAGGTGCTTATGGAAAAGGCCGAGGAGTTGAGGAGGAGGCTGAAGGCGTATGAGAAGTATAGAGAGGTGATTAGGCGCTACGGGGGGATTGCCAATGTGAAGTCGAGGCTGGAGGGCCTGGCCGGCGAGGTTGAGGCGTTGAAGAGTAGGGAGGAGGCGCTGTCAAAGGCGGCGGAGGAGCTGGCGAGGAGGAGGGCGGAGCACCTCACAAAGCTTAGGGAGAACGAGGCTCTCCTCCTGGAGTACTACAAGACGAAATCTGAGCTGGAGGTTCTGGAGGAGGCGGCCGCCGGCGGCGAGGTGGACATCACCGCCGTAGATAGGCTTAGAGGCGCGTTGAGAGAAGCGGTGGAGGAGTTTGAACACATGCTAGGCGGGGATTTGGCGGAGAGGCTTGAGAAGGCCGGCGATCTCGAGGCGCTATCTGCGGCCATGGCCGAGGCCTACGACGCCCTTGTGAAGTTGCAGAGGGAGCTGGAGGGCCAGATACAGGAGGCGAGGCGGCTATACGAGCAGTACCTCGCCAGAGCTAAGAAGCTGGAGGGGGAGGAGGCCGAGGCTGGTGCTAAGCTGAAGAGGCTAGAGCGGTCGTATCAACGCTTTAAGGAGTTGCAGAAGGCTTTCCAGTCGCTTGAGGAGGCGAGGTCGGCCTTGGCGGAGCACAGAAGGAGGCTTGAGGAGGTGGAGAGGGCCGTGGCCTTCTCCTCGGCGCTTAGGACCGTGGCGATGTACGCCGCCGAGGCGGACCTCAAGAAGTGCCCCGTCTGCGGAGGGCCGCTGAAGAGAGACGACGCCCTGCGGGTAGCTGAGGAGGTGGAGGCAAGGCACGGCTCCTTGATAAAAGAGGCGGAGGCGCTTAGAGAGAAGATGCGGGAGTTGGAGAGAGCGGTGGAGGAGATGGAGGCTCTGAGCGGCGACGTGGCTGAGTACATGGCTACGAAAACCAAGCTGGAGGAGCTGAGGCTGGAGAGAGAAGAGGTGGTTAAGAGGGCTCTGCAAGCTGAGAAATCTGTTAAGCAATTGGAAAAGAAGTTGGATAGGTTGCGGGAGTTGCTGACGCGGGTGGATAGGCGCACCATCTCCGAGGCCTTGTCTAAATACGGGAGGGCGCTGAGGGCTAGGGAGCTACGCCGACGGCTGAGAGAGCTTGAGGACGCTCTGAGGAGGGGCGGCGTCTCTGGGGAGGTCCTCGACCTCGACATGAGGTGGAGGGAGGTGGCGGAGGAGCTGGAGAGGGTCTCCGCCAAGCTGTCTGAGGCGTATAGAGAGAGAGGTATGTTGGAGGAGGTGGTTAGGGAGGTGGGGGAGGACGCCGACGTGCTTAAGAAGAGGCTGGACGACGTGCTCTACGCCTACGGAAGGTTGCAAGACTTCAAGGCGAGGCTTGAGTTGGTGAAGGTAAACGCCAGGGCGAGACTTCTAGAAGTGGCGAAGACGCGGTTTAACGAGGTCTTCACCTCCCTGTACAAATATGGAGATATTGTGAGAGTAGATGCCGATTTAGAACAGCGAAAGGGCTACTACGACTTCGTCGCCGTGACCCCCTCCGGCGATAGGTACGGCATTTCAAAGCTGAGCGACGGCCAGAGGCTCTCCATAGCCCTGGCCCTAGCCCTAGCCCTTAGGGATATCTCCAAGATTAACCTCGGCTTCATCATATTCGACGAGCCGATACCGTACGTCGATGTAAATATTAGAAAGGCTTTTGTAGACCTCGTGGAGGAGCTGGCTAAAAAGTTCCAAATAGTCATAGCGACGCAGTCGAGAGAATTCGCGGAGATCGTAAAGGCCGCGGTGCCGAGGTGCAACTTGTTCGCCATAGAGAAGGGAGAGAGCTCCGTGGCGAGGCTTGTTTCCGAGTTGCCTCAGTGA
- a CDS encoding TrmB family transcriptional regulator — MENLLDLVGLSKREVDIYTVLVESGELSARELAERLGIPYTKIYTHLEKLHKMGLIAPVGGRRPLKYRATPPAEVYKSLVNRASEILKSLKPLFDSLQLIYESKHATAAPTFLTLIRGAERIIDLISEILSASDGEAYLAVPFPELVTYRLLATIAEESKRIKIMVLTTEKLKDRFQLPPRVEIRALPEMFGGGAIGNSVLIYVKYGGEISGVYSNERFIIEIAKTYFHNVWQRAKI; from the coding sequence GTGGAGAACCTACTGGATCTCGTGGGTCTCAGTAAGAGGGAGGTGGATATATACACAGTTTTGGTGGAAAGCGGCGAGCTTTCGGCGCGTGAGCTAGCCGAGAGGCTGGGCATCCCCTACACAAAGATCTACACACACCTAGAAAAGTTGCATAAAATGGGCCTTATTGCGCCAGTAGGGGGACGCAGGCCGCTGAAGTACAGAGCAACGCCGCCTGCGGAGGTTTACAAAAGCCTCGTAAACCGCGCCTCGGAAATCCTCAAGTCGTTGAAGCCTCTCTTCGACAGTCTCCAGCTAATATACGAGAGCAAACATGCGACGGCGGCGCCGACCTTCCTCACCCTCATCCGCGGGGCGGAGAGAATTATTGATTTGATAAGCGAGATACTGTCAGCATCAGACGGGGAGGCCTACCTAGCGGTCCCCTTCCCGGAGCTGGTTACCTACCGCCTACTCGCCACCATAGCTGAGGAGTCGAAACGCATCAAGATAATGGTGCTGACCACGGAAAAGCTGAAGGACAGGTTCCAGCTACCGCCGAGAGTCGAGATAAGGGCTCTGCCGGAGATGTTCGGCGGGGGTGCCATCGGCAACTCCGTCCTCATATATGTAAAATACGGCGGGGAGATCTCCGGCGTATACTCCAACGAACGCTTCATAATAGAGATAGCCAAGACATACTTCCACAACGTGTGGCAAAGAGCTAAAATATAG
- a CDS encoding helix-turn-helix domain-containing protein yields MVGVYEILKRLGEADLADLVEAAYREGIPPPVATRALMRLIERGEVEVICGMTLRYKPR; encoded by the coding sequence GTGGTAGGCGTATATGAAATTTTGAAGAGGCTGGGCGAGGCCGATCTGGCCGATCTGGTGGAGGCCGCGTATAGAGAGGGCATTCCTCCGCCTGTGGCCACGAGGGCGTTGATGAGGTTGATAGAGCGCGGCGAGGTGGAGGTGATATGCGGCATGACTCTTCGATACAAGCCGAGATGA
- a CDS encoding ABC transporter ATP-binding protein, with translation MAVELRNVTKIYGNGVARTVALDNVSLSISAGESVVLMGPSGSGKTTLLNIVAALDRPTSGEVYIMGVDVTRLPEGKLERFRLRNIGYLFQSYNLIPYLTAEQNVALPLIALGIKKELALLRARALLEFVGLEKAAGLYPHQMSGGMQQRAAIARALAANPPLIVLDEPTSNIDLENAAGVLALITAVNKIFKATVFIATHDPDVARVATRIVYMRGGKAYEAAEPPRREFKLDMGRAAEIYEKLRLIDELIGL, from the coding sequence ATGGCGGTAGAGCTCCGCAACGTCACGAAGATATATGGCAACGGCGTGGCGAGGACGGTGGCCCTCGACAACGTGTCGCTTTCTATCTCGGCTGGGGAGAGCGTAGTGCTGATGGGGCCCTCGGGCTCTGGCAAGACGACGCTCCTTAACATAGTGGCCGCGCTTGACAGGCCTACCAGCGGCGAGGTCTACATAATGGGCGTAGATGTGACTAGACTGCCGGAGGGCAAGCTGGAGAGGTTTAGACTGAGGAATATAGGCTACCTCTTCCAGTCCTACAACCTCATCCCGTACCTAACAGCCGAGCAGAACGTAGCTCTGCCGCTGATAGCGCTGGGAATTAAGAAGGAGCTTGCGCTTCTAAGAGCCAGGGCTCTTCTGGAATTCGTCGGCTTGGAAAAAGCCGCCGGGCTCTACCCACACCAGATGTCTGGGGGCATGCAACAGAGAGCCGCAATCGCCAGGGCCCTCGCCGCGAACCCGCCGCTGATTGTGCTAGATGAGCCCACTTCAAACATCGACCTCGAAAACGCAGCTGGGGTCCTTGCCCTAATCACAGCGGTAAACAAGATCTTCAAAGCCACTGTGTTCATTGCAACGCATGACCCAGACGTCGCCCGCGTGGCGACGAGGATCGTCTACATGCGAGGCGGCAAGGCTTATGAAGCCGCGGAGCCCCCTAGGAGGGAGTTTAAACTCGACATGGGACGCGCGGCGGAGATATACGAAAAGCTAAGACTCATAGACGAGCTCATAGGTCTATGA
- the tes gene encoding tetraether lipid synthase Tes encodes MSKQVLEVAEAPRRLVDLSRYNLAERYKSTLLNEKWQTALKRQFGLHENTRVVKATLSLCPVCNARIPAVVYEENGAIWLKKRCPEHGVFEDLYWGDAEMYYYFLQWDRPEYIAKGLANPYTDLEFYKDMGACPEGCGLCPVHKSNTVLAIIDVTNRCNMACPVCFANAGAAGYVYEPTLEQIEYMLRTLRAQKPWPPNAVQISGGEPTLRDDLPEIVRMAKRLGFTHIEINTNGIRLANDIEYYKALLDAGISSLYLQFDTINEQNEGVWRHRLYHPKAYRLIRERVVENARKLGHRSIVLVVTLARNYNDKDLGSIIDFAIQHRDVVRWVNIQPVSFSGRARLYSKEELRKYRITIPDTIIEIEKQTGGVISRWDWRPTNWPVAVAKMVEALTDSPKPLFSMNPMCGAATFIYYDEDEKRIYPITKLVDVDAFERGAWDVYYTAVKGGVYKQVAKVKALKLLKAVKHKRVKDLIYDFLVKKDYDSLGRFFFNVVGIGIMHFMDTMNYDVERVQRCDIHYATPDGRVFPFCTYNVVGHREKVESSFRIDPRTWVKVTGLSLTGWSKQKFAEFNKQA; translated from the coding sequence ATGAGCAAGCAGGTTCTGGAGGTGGCTGAGGCGCCGAGGAGGCTGGTGGATCTCTCCAGGTATAACCTAGCCGAGAGGTACAAATCCACTCTTCTCAACGAGAAGTGGCAGACGGCTTTGAAGAGGCAGTTTGGGCTTCACGAAAATACGAGAGTTGTGAAGGCTACGCTCTCGCTGTGTCCTGTCTGCAACGCGAGGATTCCAGCTGTGGTTTATGAGGAAAACGGGGCTATATGGCTGAAGAAGAGGTGTCCCGAGCACGGGGTATTTGAGGATCTCTACTGGGGCGACGCCGAGATGTACTACTACTTCCTCCAGTGGGACAGGCCTGAGTACATCGCCAAGGGGCTGGCCAACCCGTACACAGACTTGGAGTTTTACAAGGACATGGGGGCGTGTCCAGAGGGGTGCGGCCTGTGCCCCGTGCATAAATCAAATACGGTGCTCGCAATTATTGACGTAACTAATAGGTGCAACATGGCCTGCCCGGTGTGTTTCGCAAATGCGGGGGCCGCCGGCTACGTCTACGAGCCGACGCTGGAGCAGATAGAGTACATGTTGAGGACACTTAGGGCGCAGAAGCCGTGGCCGCCAAATGCCGTACAGATATCTGGCGGAGAGCCGACGCTGAGAGACGACCTGCCTGAAATAGTGAGGATGGCTAAGAGGCTTGGCTTCACCCACATTGAGATAAACACCAACGGAATTAGGCTGGCGAACGACATAGAGTACTACAAGGCGTTGCTAGATGCAGGCATCTCGTCGCTATACCTCCAGTTTGATACTATTAACGAGCAGAATGAGGGAGTTTGGAGACACAGGCTGTACCACCCCAAGGCCTATAGGCTAATTAGGGAGAGAGTTGTTGAAAACGCGAGGAAGCTGGGCCACCGCTCCATTGTCCTCGTAGTGACGCTGGCCCGGAACTACAACGACAAGGATCTAGGCTCCATCATTGACTTCGCCATCCAGCACAGAGACGTGGTTAGGTGGGTTAATATCCAGCCTGTTAGCTTCTCAGGACGCGCGAGGCTTTACTCAAAAGAGGAGCTGAGGAAGTACCGCATTACAATCCCAGACACAATTATCGAAATTGAGAAGCAGACCGGGGGGGTGATCAGCAGGTGGGATTGGAGGCCCACTAACTGGCCGGTGGCGGTGGCGAAGATGGTGGAGGCTCTGACGGACTCGCCGAAGCCGCTCTTCTCCATGAACCCAATGTGCGGCGCAGCCACCTTTATCTACTACGACGAGGATGAGAAGAGGATATACCCCATTACGAAGCTGGTGGACGTAGACGCCTTTGAGAGGGGTGCGTGGGATGTGTACTACACAGCTGTGAAGGGAGGTGTGTATAAGCAGGTGGCTAAGGTTAAGGCGCTGAAGCTGTTGAAGGCTGTTAAACACAAGAGGGTGAAGGACCTTATATACGACTTCCTTGTTAAGAAGGACTACGACTCGCTGGGCCGCTTCTTTTTCAACGTGGTTGGCATTGGCATAATGCACTTCATGGACACCATGAACTACGACGTGGAGAGAGTCCAGCGTTGCGATATCCACTACGCAACGCCAGATGGCCGCGTGTTCCCCTTCTGCACATACAACGTGGTAGGCCACCGTGAGAAGGTAGAGAGCTCATTCAGGATAGATCCCAGGACATGGGTAAAGGTCACCGGCCTGTCGCTCACTGGGTGGAGCAAGCAGAAGTTTGCTGAATTTAACAAGCAAGCTTAG
- a CDS encoding MMPL family transporter, whose translation MRRLVAAAAVALALYIYLAFMSAQVFNVLVYDESQLMPRDIEPKLVESIVKNTSSYGGARLIPVVISGPGLEDKARSLAALFPNTTSAWSILDEALRLYNEKVAEVVNNATSRFREGALEISNATAKICGDLARLVEGYREAREKARLLILGTYGAAALGKAVDNKTQQFLEHFRRYVEKYDVDAAIRLAADEVYGNVSRYLANVTWRNWASQAALDSVTEALLSIRLNRSAVELARVVDAVGVRQYVYLQLLNTTPPVVRSYLPYLVCGGDVDRAVDMFREDLIRNITKTLPPPTISSLPPAAALIYRDRYALALIKTSGDSPEVPPQLGVPVSTSLLLKSFTRVVTEDVSKIDRSTAAALFTVLLMVMGTLLTPVIIVATVGLTYLATLGFIYQIHEIQKTYYLTVYMAAPVIFAIGVDYMLLMASRYAEERAEGRDKSEALAVVRRYANRAIAASAAVVATSLGSFAISRLPFMQSIGIGYLITTAFVVLTVFLVFPAILAALGDFIFWPKKTVALHKGRSRLMERAVAAALRRPLLVAAISALATLASFAYLVTTLKVTTNPVVAMPETQYKQALEIAVRYFPNATALSTTYLAMKSPPSPGLLDAVAHLPHFVNYTVEQSGGWYVVSIKLSVEDTSDELLKIYHELDKLRQVYGPFLIGGAAAWKNVIFSEIYVKFWNLQIYVIIGAVFVILSLLLRSFLIPLRLIATVLMSISWSLAAEVFLFQEALGEPTYWLVPVVLFSFLMAVGTDYDIFIITRIREELEGGLDEREAVRRAIVTTGPVITGAAMILAVAFSTLALSQILVLREVGFTIALAALIDAFLIRPLVVPALIVLAGKYNWWWITGYNIKPPAQTKTAPL comes from the coding sequence GTGAGGAGGCTCGTGGCGGCCGCCGCCGTCGCGTTGGCACTTTACATATATCTCGCATTTATGTCGGCACAAGTATTCAATGTACTTGTGTACGACGAGTCGCAACTCATGCCACGGGACATAGAGCCCAAATTAGTGGAGTCGATAGTTAAAAACACATCGAGCTACGGAGGGGCTAGGCTAATACCAGTGGTGATATCCGGCCCCGGCCTTGAGGACAAGGCGAGGAGCTTGGCGGCACTTTTCCCAAACACAACGTCAGCGTGGAGCATCCTCGACGAGGCTCTACGCCTATATAATGAGAAGGTGGCTGAGGTGGTTAACAACGCCACGTCTAGGTTCCGGGAGGGGGCTCTGGAGATCTCCAACGCCACCGCGAAGATATGTGGAGATTTGGCAAGGTTAGTAGAGGGGTATAGAGAGGCTAGGGAGAAGGCCAGGCTTTTAATACTGGGCACCTACGGCGCGGCGGCGCTGGGCAAGGCTGTGGATAACAAGACGCAGCAATTCCTAGAGCACTTCCGGCGCTACGTAGAGAAATACGACGTTGACGCCGCCATTAGGCTGGCGGCAGACGAGGTATATGGAAACGTGTCGCGGTATTTGGCAAACGTGACGTGGAGAAACTGGGCTAGCCAAGCCGCCCTGGACTCAGTGACAGAAGCCCTCCTATCTATCCGCCTCAACAGAAGCGCCGTTGAGCTCGCCCGCGTTGTCGACGCAGTGGGCGTGAGGCAGTACGTCTACCTCCAGCTACTCAACACGACTCCTCCAGTTGTGCGCTCGTACCTGCCGTATCTCGTCTGCGGCGGGGATGTGGATAGGGCTGTGGATATGTTTAGAGAAGACCTCATACGCAACATAACCAAAACGTTGCCGCCCCCCACCATCAGCTCGCTACCCCCGGCGGCGGCTCTTATCTACCGCGATAGATACGCACTAGCCCTCATTAAGACCTCGGGAGACTCGCCGGAGGTGCCTCCCCAGCTGGGCGTGCCAGTCTCTACATCCTTGTTGCTGAAGAGCTTTACCCGCGTGGTGACCGAGGACGTGTCTAAGATAGATAGATCCACCGCGGCGGCTCTCTTCACGGTGTTGCTCATGGTAATGGGTACGTTGCTGACGCCCGTAATCATCGTGGCTACGGTGGGCTTGACATACCTAGCAACGCTCGGCTTCATATACCAAATACATGAGATACAGAAGACGTACTACCTAACTGTCTACATGGCCGCGCCCGTGATCTTCGCCATCGGAGTGGACTACATGCTACTTATGGCGAGTAGATACGCGGAGGAGCGCGCCGAGGGAAGAGACAAGTCAGAGGCCCTGGCCGTTGTTAGGAGATACGCGAATAGAGCCATCGCGGCCAGCGCCGCCGTGGTGGCCACCTCGCTGGGCTCCTTCGCAATATCCCGCCTCCCCTTTATGCAGTCCATAGGCATCGGCTACCTCATAACCACCGCCTTCGTGGTGCTTACGGTATTCCTCGTGTTCCCCGCCATACTCGCCGCACTTGGCGACTTCATATTCTGGCCTAAGAAGACGGTGGCACTCCACAAGGGGCGATCCAGGCTAATGGAGAGGGCCGTGGCCGCAGCGCTGAGGAGACCCCTTCTAGTTGCGGCGATCTCCGCGTTGGCCACGCTGGCTTCCTTTGCATATCTGGTAACTACCCTCAAGGTGACGACCAATCCCGTGGTGGCGATGCCGGAGACTCAGTACAAGCAAGCTCTCGAAATCGCCGTGAGATACTTCCCCAACGCCACAGCCCTCTCCACCACCTACCTAGCGATGAAGAGCCCCCCGTCGCCTGGGCTACTAGACGCCGTGGCCCACCTACCACATTTCGTAAACTACACAGTAGAACAGAGCGGCGGCTGGTACGTGGTATCAATTAAACTCTCGGTGGAAGACACATCCGACGAGCTCCTCAAAATCTACCATGAACTCGACAAGCTACGCCAGGTATACGGCCCCTTCCTAATAGGCGGCGCCGCCGCGTGGAAAAATGTAATATTCAGCGAGATATATGTAAAGTTCTGGAATTTACAGATATATGTAATCATAGGCGCAGTCTTCGTCATACTCTCTCTCCTATTGAGGAGCTTTTTAATACCGCTGAGGCTCATAGCCACAGTGCTCATGTCCATATCCTGGAGCCTAGCCGCCGAGGTATTCCTATTCCAGGAGGCGCTCGGCGAGCCCACCTACTGGCTCGTTCCTGTCGTCCTGTTCTCCTTCCTCATGGCCGTGGGCACCGACTACGACATCTTTATCATAACTCGTATTAGAGAGGAGCTTGAAGGCGGGCTCGACGAGAGGGAGGCGGTGAGGCGCGCCATAGTCACCACAGGCCCTGTAATCACCGGAGCCGCCATGATCTTGGCAGTGGCCTTCTCCACCCTAGCACTCTCCCAGATTTTAGTACTTAGGGAGGTAGGCTTCACCATAGCCCTCGCCGCGCTCATAGACGCCTTCTTAATTAGACCCCTCGTAGTCCCCGCGCTGATTGTGCTAGCCGGAAAATACAACTGGTGGTGGATCACCGGCTACAACATCAAGCCGCCCGCCCAAACCAAGACCGCACCCTTGTGA
- a CDS encoding ABC transporter permease — translation MEHILMIAVGDFRARLLRYLLTGVAIGVGVALLVALYAVSDATRSYVENMLYKVYPADILMYSESINIPQGVLEAIKRVPYVESANGIILTSGVYGGKVVSIVGIPLRHVDYFAIDLKEGRLPEAGGEAVVEESLGVRPGDTITIKIYSGALGGERTLQVKVVGVMRSFLRGFVGAFRLNLVVVSLSWLQENIGAGPFVNAVLVTVKDKTQVKPLEAALKGTFRDAQVYTQESLLETVTQVFNALNVVFSAIGGAGLAAAAVTTFAVMSITVRERLREFGLLKAIGLSSRDITISVMVEVLAIAVAAGVGGVAAGYFGANAVRQVLLNMGINFNVEIVFKPYYLLLGLGTSASVALVGAVSPIYRVAKLRPLEIMQLWR, via the coding sequence GTGGAGCACATCCTAATGATCGCCGTTGGCGACTTCCGCGCCCGGCTTCTACGCTACTTGCTCACCGGCGTGGCAATCGGCGTAGGAGTCGCCCTACTCGTTGCCTTGTACGCGGTGAGCGACGCCACTAGGAGCTACGTCGAGAACATGCTCTACAAAGTCTACCCCGCGGATATATTGATGTATTCAGAATCGATAAACATACCGCAGGGCGTGCTGGAGGCCATAAAGAGAGTCCCCTACGTGGAGTCTGCAAATGGGATAATCCTCACCTCCGGGGTATACGGGGGTAAGGTGGTGTCGATAGTGGGAATCCCTCTGAGACATGTGGACTACTTCGCCATAGATCTCAAAGAAGGCCGCCTGCCCGAGGCAGGAGGGGAGGCGGTGGTGGAGGAGTCGCTGGGGGTAAGGCCGGGGGACACCATAACCATTAAGATATACTCCGGGGCGCTCGGCGGCGAGAGGACGCTCCAGGTGAAGGTGGTGGGGGTGATGCGTAGCTTCCTGAGGGGCTTTGTGGGGGCTTTTAGGCTGAACCTGGTGGTCGTATCTCTCAGCTGGTTGCAGGAGAACATCGGCGCAGGGCCCTTCGTTAATGCCGTCTTGGTTACAGTCAAGGACAAGACGCAGGTAAAGCCGTTGGAGGCGGCGCTTAAGGGGACTTTTAGAGACGCCCAAGTGTACACGCAGGAAAGCCTCCTGGAGACGGTGACTCAGGTCTTCAACGCGCTGAATGTTGTGTTCTCGGCGATTGGGGGCGCCGGGTTGGCCGCCGCGGCGGTGACCACTTTTGCTGTGATGTCTATAACGGTTCGTGAGAGGCTTAGGGAATTCGGCCTGCTGAAGGCTATTGGCCTCTCCTCACGCGACATAACAATATCGGTGATGGTTGAGGTGCTGGCCATCGCCGTCGCCGCCGGCGTAGGGGGCGTGGCGGCTGGCTACTTCGGGGCGAACGCGGTGAGGCAGGTGCTTCTAAACATGGGCATAAACTTCAACGTCGAGATAGTCTTCAAGCCGTATTACCTCCTCCTGGGCTTGGGCACCTCGGCGTCAGTGGCGTTGGTGGGGGCCGTGTCGCCGATATACAGAGTGGCTAAGCTGAGGCCTCTGGAGATTATGCAACTATGGCGGTAG